The DNA segment GGAAAACAACCAGCCATCTTCATTGGTCACCAATTCCGTTTCTACTTTTTTAAACTTCGGCATCTCAATAAAAATGTAGCCTAATTTTTTATAGAACTCGGCATGAGTGTGTACATCCATTAGCCGTACATCATGTTCATATTGATCTGGATGTGTATCGTCAAAGCTAAAATCCATAATAGCAACCAAATACACTTCTGGTAACTCATAATTCCAATCTGAATTGACTGATATGCCCTGTTGATAAATCAGGTTTGAGGTATAATAGATCATTCTATCTTTAAAGAAACTACGTTTGGCCTGTTGCATTTCTACAATAAAGCGTTCGCCTTTATTGCCGGTGCAGTTCAGATCAAATATGTTCTTGCGATCTTCTTTGGAAATACCCTGATGAGTTACTTGGTTGTATTCTAAATCAACAATTATCTTCCTGCCTTTAAATATGCCGTTTAAAAAACCTATCAGTAGATCTTTATGGGATTCTTTGCCGAAAAAGTGTTTAAAGGCGAAGTCGGTTTTAGGATTGATATATCTAGAGGTGACCTGATCTGTAGGATTTAAAGCGGCTACCTGATTTGGTTTTTCTGGCATTTTTGCTGGTTTAGGTTTAGCAAAGCTACATTAGTGATAATTGTAAAGCTTGCTTTGGCAGAAATTCAGCTAATTTTTCGGTTTTAATTGATATTGTGAAATATAATATGGTTAAGTATGTGAGGGATGGTAGTTTTTAGAATGTAATTTGGATGGAATGTTGAGTTTGCAGCCAAAAATGCGTTTAATTATACCCAAATTTGGTTCTTTTTGGGGTGCCTAAGTCCGTAAATTAGCTTTATAATAATAAAAAGAAAGGAGGAAAGATAATGAGTAAACATTTACTATTGTTAAACCTGTATTTAATGAAGGACAACCTGGGGAGCCTGGTTTTAAAGTATGGGGATGTTTCGGCCCGGATAGATAGAATGTGTGCTGCGCTTCAGTTTGCGGGCAGGATGAAACAGCTGATTATGGCCATTGATACCGGAGCCAGCCAGGATTGTGCTTATCGGCTGACCAACCTGAAAGGCCTGGAATGGATATTGAATTGCCGCGTTGTAAAAGGGATGGTTGCCCTTGAGCTTTGGCTGGAAAAGCTGGGCTGCAATGAGCGGCTTGTAGTGCCGTTTGACTGGCGTGGAAGTGTGGAAGAGTTTAGGAATGCCATAAACAGGATGATAGACCGGATGCCAGCTTACCAGTTTTACAGGTAATAAAGAAATGCTGATGCTATCGTTGCTAACCACAGCTTAAAAAGGTTGCAAACGTCAATGAACCCATAAAATTAAAAGACATGGGAAAATACAAAAAGGGCATCCTCGGCCCGTTTCGAGGAAAGGTGGGAACGGTAATTGGCGCAATTTGGCGCGGGATTCACTATTTACGGAGTTTGCCTGATGTTGGTGAAGATAACCCGACAGCGGCACAGTTAAATGTACGGGCCAAAATGGCACTGGTATCGTTGTTCTTAAAGCGGATTAAAGCTTTGATCAATGTAGGCTACCAGAAATTCAACAACGGGATCACGCCGTTGAACGCCGCTACTTCTTATCACCTGAAGTATGCCATTACTGGTACGAGCAGCTTGAATTACGCGCTTGATTTTGAGAAGGTAGTGTTTAGTGCAGGTGATTTGCTTGCGCCAAAAGGAGCTGAAGTAAACATTACCCTTGCCGCTAAGCTTGACTTTGCCTGGGTTAATGATGCTGAGCCTGACAGTACCAATGGTACGGATAAGGCAACTTTGCTGGTTTATAACCCAACCAAAGACAAACTGGTTACACTGGTTGCTGCCGCGCCAAGATCGGCAGAGGCTTATGTATTGTCGGTACCGGGCGACTTTTCTGGTGATGGGGTACATGCATGGATATCTTTTGTAAGTGCGGATGGTAAGCAGGTGAGTGATAGTGTGTATGTAGGGGAGTTTATTGTGCTTTAATTTAAAGGGGCGGTGCGCGGCACCGCCCTTGTTTTAACTTTCTTAATGTACTTCACGCGCGTCATATCGACGATAGGAGATATCTCTTGGTTAGGTATAGTTCAAGAGATCTCTCGTCGCTGCGCTCTGTCGAGATGACGGGAAAGCGCAATGACGTGTTGTGTATTGCACGGGCAGAGATAGGAGTAAGAGAGCTGAGGGGTAATAATGATGGTAAGCGGGTTGCTGAATATCTGGCCTATACAGGGATTAAAGTGCCAGCTCCATGGTGTGCCAGTTATGTTTCTTTTGTTTTTGGGAAAGCTGGTTATGCCCAGCCCAGGACGGCCTGGTCGCCTGCAATGTTTCCGATATCAAGGATTGTAAAGGAGCCCAAGCCTGCGGATGTATTTGGGATATGGTTTCCGAGCCTGAAAAGGATTGCGCATGTAGGCTTGGTGGAAAAGGTTAAGGATAACTGGATTTACAGCATTGAGGGAAATTCATCGCCGGATGGGAGCAGGGAAGGTACGGGGGTGTATCAAAGATTAAGGCATAAGCGAACGATTAACGCGTATGCAGATTGGATAATTAACAATTAAACATTATGGCAAGATATAAAAATGGAATAAACGGAGCGATATCCGGAAAAATTGGCAATGTGGTTGGTGCCACATGCCGGGGCATAGCTTATTTAAGAAGCTTGCCTGAAACCACTAAAGGGCCTACTCAAAAACAGATCAACCAGCGCTTAAAGTTTGCACTGGTAATGGGTTGGTTAAAGCCCCTGCTAAACATCATCAATATAGGGTACCAGATATTAACGGGAGATAAGACGCCTATGAACCGCGCAGTATCTTATCACCTGAGGGAAGCTGTAACAGGAGATGCACCCGATTATGGTTTAGATTTTAAGAAAGCGATATTTAGCAGGGGCGAATTGCTGGCATCCTGGATACTGGAAGTTTTGTGTCTGGTAAATGCAGTATTGCGCATTAAATGGGGCAATGGCCCGGCATCTGTATTTAGCAATGACAGTGATAAGGCCAGCTTTATCATTTACAACCCGGCAAAAGAAGCCTTTGTTACTTTTACAAATGCAGCAGCGCGGGCGGATAGACATGCGGTTTTACAGCTGCCGGAAGATTTTGCAGGTGATGTTGTACATGCCTGGCAGCACTTTGTAAATGTTGAAGGCAATGCCGTAAGTACAAGTGTTTATTTGGGTGCATTGATGGTATGAGCCTTCCATTTGGCATAATTTTGCCATAAAACCTGGTTCAATGTCCAAATATTTTTTTATCGGGGGTAATTGGGCTACATTTGCTTTTAATGAACCCATTTAAACAATTAAACAGAAGGCTGGATGAAAAATTCGCAAATCAGTTGCGAGTGGCCACTGCTATGTTTAACTGTTTTCTTTCCATCCAATTTGAACTGGGAGATGCTTTTTTAAAAAGCAGTAAGGACTTTATCAAATAAGCCCCAGCCTTATACAGGTTTGGG comes from the Pedobacter heparinus DSM 2366 genome and includes:
- a CDS encoding Rpn family recombination-promoting nuclease/putative transposase encodes the protein MPEKPNQVAALNPTDQVTSRYINPKTDFAFKHFFGKESHKDLLIGFLNGIFKGRKIIVDLEYNQVTHQGISKEDRKNIFDLNCTGNKGERFIVEMQQAKRSFFKDRMIYYTSNLIYQQGISVNSDWNYELPEVYLVAIMDFSFDDTHPDQYEHDVRLMDVHTHAEFYKKLGYIFIEMPKFKKVETELVTNEDGWLFSLRYMNTLKEIPLSLRDKEEFIKLFNIAEVSNLDPDEMKAYQASLKIARDNYSHDETIKREKAFEIAAELKKNEVSFEIIAAATGLTLNEIDEL
- a CDS encoding peptidoglycan-binding protein encodes the protein MVRYSSRDLSSLRSVEMTGKRNDVLCIARAEIGVRELRGNNDGKRVAEYLAYTGIKVPAPWCASYVSFVFGKAGYAQPRTAWSPAMFPISRIVKEPKPADVFGIWFPSLKRIAHVGLVEKVKDNWIYSIEGNSSPDGSREGTGVYQRLRHKRTINAYADWIINN
- a CDS encoding DUF6266 family protein — translated: MARYKNGINGAISGKIGNVVGATCRGIAYLRSLPETTKGPTQKQINQRLKFALVMGWLKPLLNIINIGYQILTGDKTPMNRAVSYHLREAVTGDAPDYGLDFKKAIFSRGELLASWILEVLCLVNAVLRIKWGNGPASVFSNDSDKASFIIYNPAKEAFVTFTNAAARADRHAVLQLPEDFAGDVVHAWQHFVNVEGNAVSTSVYLGALMV
- a CDS encoding DUF6266 family protein, whose product is MGKYKKGILGPFRGKVGTVIGAIWRGIHYLRSLPDVGEDNPTAAQLNVRAKMALVSLFLKRIKALINVGYQKFNNGITPLNAATSYHLKYAITGTSSLNYALDFEKVVFSAGDLLAPKGAEVNITLAAKLDFAWVNDAEPDSTNGTDKATLLVYNPTKDKLVTLVAAAPRSAEAYVLSVPGDFSGDGVHAWISFVSADGKQVSDSVYVGEFIVL